The following proteins come from a genomic window of Acetivibrio cellulolyticus CD2:
- a CDS encoding zinc ribbon domain-containing protein: MIFVLAFLFFVLYHVVRAAIDDTEMAKDIKFIRNALDNNFASSNNEEEELELEDNFQLLNVAYDICPACKEKISPQDVECPHCRITLSNNKDI, from the coding sequence TTGATTTTTGTATTAGCATTTTTATTTTTTGTTTTATATCATGTTGTAAGAGCAGCAATTGATGATACAGAAATGGCAAAAGACATTAAATTTATCAGAAATGCTTTGGACAATAACTTTGCAAGTTCAAATAATGAAGAAGAAGAGCTTGAACTCGAAGATAATTTTCAACTACTCAATGTTGCATATGATATTTGTCCTGCCTGCAAAGAAAAGATTTCACCCCAGGACGTTGAATGTCCCCATTGCCGCATTACATTAAGCAACAACAAAGACATATAA
- a CDS encoding ArsR/SmtB family transcription factor — protein MEDLKIYELKAEKLKALAHPQRLCIVKGLIDNKCNVTTIQECLGLPQSTVSQHLAKLKSAGIIEGTRSGLEICYSVVDEEVREIVRVLIKK, from the coding sequence ATGGAAGATTTGAAGATCTATGAATTGAAGGCTGAAAAATTAAAAGCTCTGGCACATCCACAGCGATTGTGTATTGTCAAGGGATTGATAGATAACAAATGCAATGTGACCACAATACAGGAGTGCTTGGGACTTCCCCAATCTACAGTATCTCAACATCTGGCGAAGCTTAAATCCGCCGGAATTATTGAAGGAACCAGAAGTGGGCTTGAGATTTGCTATAGTGTTGTAGATGAAGAAGTTAGAGAGATAGTCAGAGTTTTGATTAAAAAATAA
- a CDS encoding GerMN domain-containing protein, which produces MQRQFCIILTCIMIISMLAGCSALQKLGFNDEVSPVSSIALSEAEAQQIANKVPIYLYFANEEGTKLKLEVRYIPVSEAKKTVNEIASLIVKELISGPKSSGLKATIPAETKLRSTVKIDGEVATVDLSKEFKEKHPGGKAAEQLTIYSIVNSLTELKEISKVKFKIDGKTAKEFKGNFKFDSAFPRSAPLISKEVAPSGTIDNGSSKGKAEEEQKSGDKTKSSDKDSKDTINEENSGSEVDVFQEDEGVNTSEVIEGGDKTTSESIDGGDVETSKTTEGKDQTTFYLQDEQIEEEILE; this is translated from the coding sequence ATGCAAAGGCAGTTCTGTATTATTCTTACATGCATTATGATAATATCAATGCTTGCAGGTTGTTCTGCGCTACAAAAGTTAGGGTTTAATGACGAGGTTAGTCCTGTCAGCAGCATAGCCCTAAGCGAAGCTGAGGCCCAGCAGATCGCAAATAAAGTGCCGATTTACCTGTACTTTGCAAATGAGGAAGGTACTAAACTTAAGCTTGAAGTACGATATATACCTGTAAGTGAGGCAAAGAAAACTGTTAATGAAATTGCTTCGCTAATTGTAAAAGAGTTAATAAGTGGACCAAAGAGTTCAGGACTAAAAGCTACAATTCCTGCTGAAACAAAGCTGCGTTCTACTGTAAAAATAGACGGTGAGGTAGCTACCGTTGATTTGTCGAAAGAGTTTAAAGAAAAGCATCCGGGAGGAAAGGCTGCAGAACAGCTTACAATTTACTCTATTGTTAATTCTCTAACTGAACTTAAGGAGATTAGTAAAGTTAAGTTTAAGATTGATGGCAAAACTGCAAAGGAATTTAAAGGCAATTTTAAGTTTGACAGTGCATTTCCAAGAAGTGCTCCACTTATCAGCAAGGAAGTGGCACCTTCAGGTACGATAGATAATGGCAGTTCAAAGGGCAAAGCTGAGGAAGAACAGAAAAGTGGGGATAAAACTAAAAGCAGTGATAAAGATAGCAAGGACACTATAAATGAAGAAAACAGCGGAAGTGAAGTTGATGTATTTCAAGAGGATGAGGGTGTAAATACTTCGGAAGTTATTGAGGGCGGAGATAAAACTACATCAGAATCTATAGATGGTGGAGATGTTGAAACTTCGAAAACTACTGAAGGTAAGGATCAGACGACATTTTATCTGCAAGATGAACAGATTGAAGAAGAAATATTGGAATAG
- the deoC gene encoding deoxyribose-phosphate aldolase: MDKKTIASLIDHAVLKPDATDSDLERECAIALKYGVASVCVKPSHVILADKLLKDSKVKVSTVIGFPHGSTTTMCKVAEAQEAIENGASELDMVINIGKLLSGEFDYVENDIRSVVNVAHSKGVIVKVILETALLTDELKAVASKISDKCGADFVKTSTGFNGRGADLNDISIMKNCVSDRVGLKASGGIKNFEQAAVFAKAGCTRLGTSSTVEIVGEGTGSTLVDSTY, from the coding sequence TTGGATAAAAAGACTATAGCATCATTGATTGACCATGCGGTTTTAAAACCTGACGCTACAGACAGTGACCTTGAGAGGGAATGTGCAATTGCTTTGAAGTATGGTGTTGCATCGGTTTGTGTAAAGCCGAGTCACGTGATTCTTGCAGACAAGTTGTTGAAGGACTCTAAGGTTAAAGTTAGTACGGTTATAGGGTTTCCACACGGTTCTACTACTACAATGTGCAAGGTGGCAGAGGCCCAGGAAGCCATCGAAAATGGGGCAAGTGAGTTGGATATGGTTATAAACATAGGAAAACTTCTTTCAGGAGAATTTGACTATGTAGAAAATGATATCAGGAGTGTAGTTAATGTAGCACATTCTAAAGGTGTAATTGTTAAGGTTATATTGGAAACAGCACTATTGACTGATGAATTGAAGGCTGTAGCCAGTAAGATTTCAGATAAGTGTGGTGCTGACTTTGTAAAGACCTCAACAGGGTTTAATGGAAGAGGTGCAGACCTAAATGATATCAGCATAATGAAAAATTGTGTGAGTGATAGAGTAGGGCTAAAAGCATCTGGCGGAATAAAAAACTTTGAACAGGCTGCAGTATTTGCGAAGGCTGGTTGCACCAGACTTGGTACAAGTTCAACAGTTGAAATAGTAGGAGAAGGTACTGGTTCTACACTTGTGGACTCAACTTATTAA
- a CDS encoding LiaF transmembrane domain-containing protein: protein MRQWRVGTLSMGLILIALGIIMWVSQISGISVIEHIVKWWPVVLIILGIEVLVYIFLSKQEEPKVKFDIFSIIIISIIMMASIGTYAVTSLISSGHGSLSINSMFDNHKYESKFKKNLSVDANSSNLVVSNANGDVEVVKGEGKKIDVEANITINNSDEAYAGKIAQSLVEIIDKKDIRISSKADQYSNKGTIGYIRIDYLIKVPDTVNVEVDNKFGDVALKDIALSGNVRNNNGDITVKSIGGTLKVNNSFGDIEINDIKGAATVSNTNGEIRGSRIGSKLTVINNFGDVIFSQVSGSIDVEGGNGAVEITGVGEDVKVTNKFGDIKVLNANKSITLSGSNGNISLETEKIIEKDVNIENKFGDIYLKVSGSQNGNIDASTQFGSVASDFGIAVNEDVNKETMKGTLTDDKIKFKVSNGNGDINIEKFK, encoded by the coding sequence ATGAGACAGTGGAGAGTAGGCACTTTGTCAATGGGGCTAATACTGATAGCTCTCGGAATTATTATGTGGGTTTCGCAGATTTCCGGAATATCAGTGATCGAGCACATTGTTAAGTGGTGGCCTGTTGTACTTATAATATTAGGAATTGAAGTTTTAGTATATATTTTTCTTTCAAAGCAGGAAGAGCCTAAAGTTAAATTTGATATATTCAGCATCATTATTATTTCTATAATAATGATGGCAAGCATCGGGACTTATGCAGTAACCAGCTTAATATCAAGTGGCCATGGCAGCCTGTCAATTAACTCGATGTTTGATAACCATAAATATGAGTCAAAATTTAAGAAGAACTTATCGGTGGATGCAAACAGCAGCAATTTGGTTGTAAGTAATGCCAACGGTGACGTTGAGGTAGTTAAAGGCGAAGGTAAGAAGATAGATGTTGAGGCAAATATAACTATAAATAACAGTGATGAGGCATATGCCGGGAAAATTGCACAGTCACTTGTTGAAATTATTGATAAAAAGGATATAAGAATAAGTTCCAAGGCGGATCAGTATTCCAACAAAGGAACAATCGGATATATAAGGATCGACTATTTAATCAAGGTGCCGGATACTGTAAATGTTGAGGTGGATAATAAGTTTGGAGATGTAGCATTGAAAGATATTGCTCTTTCCGGAAATGTGCGCAATAATAATGGAGATATAACAGTAAAATCCATAGGCGGAACTTTGAAAGTGAACAATTCTTTTGGAGATATAGAAATCAACGATATAAAGGGTGCTGCTACAGTATCAAATACTAACGGTGAAATCCGAGGCAGCCGAATTGGTAGTAAGCTTACTGTTATAAACAATTTTGGAGATGTGATATTCTCGCAAGTTTCAGGCAGTATTGATGTTGAAGGAGGCAATGGGGCTGTTGAAATAACAGGTGTTGGTGAGGATGTAAAGGTTACTAATAAATTTGGAGATATAAAAGTATTAAATGCTAATAAAAGTATAACTTTGAGCGGAAGTAACGGAAATATTTCACTTGAAACAGAAAAGATTATTGAAAAGGATGTCAATATAGAAAATAAATTCGGAGATATCTACTTAAAAGTATCAGGTTCACAAAATGGAAATATTGATGCCAGTACTCAATTTGGAAGTGTTGCAAGCGATTTCGGTATTGCGGTAAATGAGGATGTAAATAAAGAAACAATGAAAGGCACACTTACAGATGATAAGATTAAATTCAAAGTAAGTAATGGAAATGGAGATATTAATATCGAAAAGTTTAAATAG
- a CDS encoding CoA-disulfide reductase, with protein sequence MSFKVVIVGGVAGGASAAARLRRLNEDAEIILFEKGEFISFANCGLPYYIGEVIREKDKLVVQTPEKMKERFNIDVRINSEVTKVIPDKKTVEVYNRAEDKIYTETYDKLILSPGAEPVKPPLPGIDSTRVFTLRNIPDTYRIKDYVDLMKPKRAVVVGAGFIGLEVAENLHARGVKVTVVELADHVIGPLDYDMAAIVHQHMKTKDVELYLKDGVKALTHTNTGTVVELSSGRSLKADMVIMGIGVKPESKLAVEAGLKLGKTGGILVDENMLTSNPDIYAVGDAIEVKDYISGSPALIPLAGPANKQGRIAANNICGIEEKYEGTQGTSIVKVFDITVALTGNNEKILQRNNMEYEKSFTHSASHAGYYPGAIPMSIKLVFDKKNGKVLGAQIIGYEGVDKRIDVIATAIRAGMTVYDLEKLELAYAPPYSSAKDPVNIAGFTASNILKGDSEIFHWDEVSSLDSSKALLVDVRSEMEFSLGTIEGAVNIPVDDLRTRLNELPKDKEILIFCQVGLRGYVAYRILKQKGFRVRNLSGGYKTYQLAVQKQSNEDIYEYDKITKADEIKPADCCGSDCKADADVQVDACGLQCPGPIMQISNSIKSMNYGEVLHIKATDPAFGEDVKSWCERTGNKLLSFGFENSAFNAYIKKEKEKESTAAVERKNDKTMVVFSNDLDKAIASFIIANGAASMGRKVTMFFTFWGLNILRKHDKVSVKKDLFAKMFGFMMPRGSKKLTLSKMNMGGMGAKMIRHIMKDKNVSSLEELIELAVANGVNLVACNMSMDVMGIKKEELIDGVKIGGVATFLGSAEESDMSLFI encoded by the coding sequence ATGTCATTTAAAGTAGTTATTGTTGGAGGAGTAGCAGGAGGTGCCAGCGCTGCTGCACGTTTGAGAAGGTTAAATGAAGATGCTGAAATCATACTTTTTGAGAAGGGCGAATTCATTTCATTTGCCAACTGTGGGCTTCCTTATTATATAGGTGAGGTAATCAGGGAAAAGGATAAACTTGTTGTTCAAACACCGGAAAAGATGAAGGAAAGGTTCAATATAGATGTAAGGATTAATAGTGAAGTTACCAAGGTAATACCGGATAAAAAAACTGTTGAAGTATACAACCGTGCAGAGGATAAGATTTATACAGAGACCTATGATAAATTGATACTGTCTCCGGGAGCAGAGCCGGTTAAGCCGCCTCTTCCGGGTATTGATTCAACGAGAGTATTTACTCTAAGAAATATTCCAGACACTTATAGGATAAAGGATTATGTTGATTTGATGAAGCCGAAAAGAGCTGTTGTGGTAGGAGCAGGGTTTATCGGTCTTGAAGTTGCAGAAAATTTACATGCAAGGGGTGTTAAGGTAACAGTTGTCGAACTTGCAGACCATGTAATTGGGCCTCTTGACTACGATATGGCTGCTATTGTTCATCAACACATGAAGACAAAAGATGTAGAGCTATATCTTAAGGATGGTGTTAAAGCTCTAACTCATACAAATACAGGTACGGTTGTAGAACTGAGCAGTGGAAGGTCTCTTAAGGCTGATATGGTAATAATGGGAATAGGGGTCAAACCGGAATCAAAACTTGCGGTAGAGGCAGGACTTAAACTAGGTAAAACAGGCGGAATTTTAGTTGACGAAAATATGCTTACTTCAAACCCTGATATTTATGCTGTTGGTGATGCTATAGAGGTAAAGGATTATATAAGCGGTAGTCCTGCACTTATTCCACTTGCGGGGCCTGCAAACAAGCAGGGAAGAATTGCTGCCAACAATATCTGCGGAATTGAGGAAAAATATGAGGGAACTCAGGGAACCTCGATTGTAAAAGTGTTTGATATTACGGTTGCGCTAACAGGCAATAATGAGAAGATTTTGCAAAGAAACAATATGGAATATGAAAAGTCATTTACTCATTCGGCTTCTCATGCAGGATATTATCCAGGAGCCATACCTATGTCAATCAAACTTGTTTTTGACAAGAAAAACGGCAAGGTATTAGGCGCACAAATAATAGGCTATGAAGGCGTTGATAAGAGAATTGATGTTATAGCAACGGCGATTCGAGCAGGTATGACAGTTTATGATCTGGAGAAATTGGAACTTGCTTATGCACCACCATATTCTTCTGCAAAAGATCCTGTAAATATCGCAGGTTTTACAGCTTCAAACATATTAAAAGGGGACAGCGAGATATTCCATTGGGATGAAGTAAGCTCATTAGACAGTTCAAAGGCATTGCTTGTTGACGTGAGATCTGAAATGGAATTTAGCCTTGGAACTATTGAAGGTGCTGTCAATATTCCGGTGGATGATTTGAGAACCCGCCTGAATGAATTGCCTAAGGATAAGGAAATACTCATCTTCTGTCAGGTTGGTTTAAGAGGATATGTGGCTTATAGGATCTTGAAACAAAAAGGCTTTAGAGTCAGAAATTTGAGCGGAGGCTATAAAACATATCAGCTCGCTGTTCAAAAACAGTCAAATGAGGATATATACGAGTATGACAAGATAACAAAGGCTGATGAGATCAAACCTGCTGATTGCTGTGGAAGTGATTGTAAAGCTGATGCAGACGTTCAGGTTGATGCTTGCGGTCTACAATGTCCAGGTCCTATAATGCAGATAAGCAATAGCATTAAATCTATGAATTATGGAGAGGTATTGCATATCAAAGCAACGGATCCTGCATTTGGTGAAGATGTTAAGTCGTGGTGTGAGAGAACCGGTAACAAACTTTTAAGTTTTGGTTTTGAAAATTCAGCCTTTAACGCCTATATCAAGAAGGAAAAAGAAAAGGAAAGTACTGCAGCCGTTGAAAGAAAAAATGATAAGACTATGGTAGTATTCAGTAATGACCTCGATAAGGCAATAGCATCTTTTATCATAGCTAATGGAGCGGCTTCGATGGGCAGAAAGGTCACAATGTTCTTTACCTTCTGGGGATTGAATATTTTGAGGAAGCATGATAAAGTAAGTGTGAAAAAAGATTTATTTGCCAAAATGTTTGGATTTATGATGCCTAGAGGGTCAAAGAAACTTACACTTTCCAAGATGAATATGGGAGGTATGGGAGCTAAGATGATAAGGCACATAATGAAAGACAAGAATGTATCATCTTTGGAAGAACTTATAGAATTGGCGGTAGCCAATGGCGTAAACCTTGTTGCATGTAATATGTCCATGGATGTTATGGGAATAAAGAAGGAAGAACTTATTGATGGTGTAAAAATCGGAGGAGTTGCGACCTTTCTTGGATCGGCAGAAGAATCGGATATGAGCCTATTCATTTAA
- a CDS encoding RNA polymerase sigma factor — MDADELLVKRALKGDSDSFRSIVEKYQGLVYVICFNITGHRQEAENLAQETFIQVYRSLSRYENKGFKSWIGKIATNKAIDWKRKMKLENEGKLVYLEDISEISTDDNSIHEQLIKKENAKRVLELCNKLPEIYSTVLVKFYIQSKSYNEISKEDGISIKTVESRLYRAKQAIRKQWEEVEKYEPL; from the coding sequence ATGGACGCAGATGAACTGCTGGTAAAGCGAGCTCTTAAGGGCGATAGCGATTCTTTCAGGAGCATAGTCGAAAAGTATCAAGGACTGGTATATGTGATTTGTTTCAATATAACAGGGCACAGGCAGGAAGCAGAAAATTTAGCACAGGAAACTTTTATACAGGTATATCGCTCTCTATCCCGGTACGAAAATAAAGGTTTTAAGTCATGGATTGGAAAGATTGCAACCAATAAGGCAATTGACTGGAAAAGGAAAATGAAGCTGGAAAATGAGGGGAAGTTAGTTTATCTTGAAGATATTTCTGAGATAAGCACTGATGATAACAGCATTCACGAACAGCTTATAAAAAAGGAAAATGCAAAAAGAGTGTTGGAGCTGTGTAATAAACTTCCTGAAATATACAGCACAGTATTGGTAAAGTTTTATATCCAGTCAAAGTCCTATAATGAAATATCCAAGGAAGATGGCATAAGCATTAAGACCGTAGAGTCCAGACTTTATAGAGCAAAACAAGCGATAAGGAAGCAATGGGAGGAGGTTGAAAAATATGAACCACTATAG
- a CDS encoding anti-sigma factor encodes MNHYSEEELLLYSKACVDEVQEAEIEEHLLNCDECNERYIQIIEGFHMTDESNQVSLEFTDNVMKLINRDVKQHKAVKRKRVAPEVLIYYVAAACITLMFSLNGVFDSLFGGFSDMTTSIAQTPVSIEKAVSTGWTERLANDTSKVISELKPGR; translated from the coding sequence ATGAACCACTATAGCGAAGAAGAACTGCTTCTCTACAGCAAGGCATGTGTTGATGAAGTTCAAGAGGCAGAAATAGAAGAACACCTTCTGAATTGTGATGAGTGCAACGAAAGGTATATTCAAATTATTGAAGGCTTCCATATGACGGATGAAAGCAATCAAGTATCTTTAGAGTTTACAGATAATGTAATGAAGCTGATAAACCGGGATGTTAAGCAGCATAAGGCTGTGAAAAGAAAGAGGGTTGCCCCGGAAGTATTGATATATTACGTTGCTGCTGCATGCATAACCTTAATGTTTTCTCTCAATGGTGTGTTCGATTCCCTGTTTGGTGGATTCTCAGATATGACCACATCTATTGCTCAAACACCTGTAAGCATTGAAAAGGCAGTATCAACCGGTTGGACTGAAAGACTTGCAAATGATACATCAAAGGTGATTTCAGAGCTAAAGCCTGGAAGGTAG